The following proteins are encoded in a genomic region of Ornithinibacillus sp. 4-3:
- a CDS encoding DUF402 domain-containing protein: MLSPKVASKMQIQSYKHNGKIHRIWETNFVLQATQSVIIGANDRTRVIEADGRIWMTREPAIFYFHTDHWFNIIGMMKEDGIHYYCNISSPFVYDREALKYIDYDLDVKVFPDMTYDLLDEEEYEVNRVKMQYPKELHGILENQLIQLHNWIRQRKGPFSPDFIDSWYERYLTYR; this comes from the coding sequence ATGTTATCTCCGAAAGTAGCATCTAAAATGCAGATTCAAAGCTACAAGCATAATGGAAAAATACATCGTATCTGGGAAACGAATTTTGTTTTACAAGCAACACAATCGGTAATAATTGGTGCAAATGATCGGACGAGAGTAATAGAAGCTGATGGTCGTATTTGGATGACAAGGGAGCCAGCAATTTTTTATTTTCATACAGATCATTGGTTTAATATTATTGGCATGATGAAAGAGGATGGAATACATTATTATTGTAATATTAGTTCTCCGTTCGTATATGATCGTGAAGCATTAAAGTATATTGATTATGATTTAGATGTTAAAGTTTTTCCAGATATGACGTATGATTTATTAGATGAAGAAGAATATGAAGTAAACAGAGTGAAAATGCAATATCCAAAAGAACTCCATGGCATTCTGGAGAATCAATTAATCCAATTACATAATTGGATCCGCCAGCGAAAAGGGCCATTTTCTCCGGACTTTATCGATAGCTGGTATGAGCGATATTTAACTTATCGTTAA
- a CDS encoding glutamate-1-semialdehyde 2,1-aminomutase: MRYTKSEQLHEEALKHIVGGVNSPSRAYKGVGGGTPVYMKRGQGAYFYDVDDNKYIDYLAAYGPIITGHAHPHIAKAISEAATNGVLFGTPTILEAQLAKMLKAAIPSMEKVRFTNSGTEAVMTTIRVARAYTNRNKIIKFSGCYHGHFDSVLVEAGSGPATLGTPDSAGIPQSVAEDVITVPFNDVEAFKQALAVWGDHIAAVLVEPIVGNFGIVEPKEGFLQSVNQLTHEIGALVIYDEVISAFRFTYGSAQQVYGIEPDMTAMGKIIGGGLPIGAYGGKKDIMETVAPLGPAYQAGTMAGNPASMAAGIACLEILQAEGVYEKLDTLGARLETGLLETAKEANVAITINRLRGALTVFFGEHTVTNYEDAKASDEKLFGKFFKLMLDQGINLAPSKFEAWFLTTAHTDADIDETIAAARKAFKQL; encoded by the coding sequence ATGAGATATACAAAGTCTGAACAATTACATGAAGAAGCACTGAAACATATCGTTGGTGGAGTAAATTCTCCTTCTCGTGCGTATAAAGGAGTAGGTGGAGGAACACCTGTCTATATGAAGCGTGGGCAAGGTGCTTATTTCTATGATGTTGATGATAATAAATATATTGATTACCTAGCAGCTTATGGACCAATCATCACAGGACATGCACACCCACATATTGCAAAAGCAATTTCAGAAGCAGCTACAAATGGAGTATTATTTGGTACACCTACAATACTCGAAGCACAGTTAGCCAAAATGCTAAAAGCTGCTATTCCCTCTATGGAAAAAGTGAGATTTACAAACTCTGGTACTGAAGCTGTAATGACAACTATCCGTGTAGCACGTGCATATACTAATCGAAATAAAATCATCAAATTCTCTGGATGCTATCACGGTCATTTTGATTCCGTATTAGTAGAAGCTGGCTCTGGACCTGCAACATTAGGCACACCTGATTCAGCGGGAATTCCGCAATCCGTAGCAGAAGATGTTATTACTGTTCCATTTAATGATGTGGAGGCATTTAAACAAGCATTAGCAGTTTGGGGAGACCATATTGCTGCAGTATTAGTAGAGCCTATTGTTGGAAACTTTGGGATTGTGGAACCGAAAGAAGGATTTCTACAATCTGTAAATCAATTAACACATGAAATAGGTGCCCTTGTTATTTATGATGAGGTCATTAGTGCTTTTCGCTTCACTTATGGATCTGCACAACAGGTGTATGGAATTGAACCAGACATGACAGCAATGGGTAAAATTATTGGCGGTGGATTACCTATCGGCGCATATGGTGGTAAAAAAGATATAATGGAAACTGTCGCTCCTTTAGGACCAGCATATCAAGCTGGTACGATGGCTGGAAATCCTGCATCAATGGCGGCAGGTATTGCATGCTTAGAAATTCTCCAAGCAGAGGGTGTATATGAAAAGCTAGATACACTGGGAGCAAGATTGGAAACAGGTCTACTTGAAACAGCAAAAGAAGCCAATGTTGCAATTACGATTAATCGTCTTCGCGGGGCATTAACAGTATTCTTTGGTGAACATACCGTAACAAATTATGAGGATGCCAAAGCTTCAGATGAAAAGTTATTTGGTAAGTTCTTTAAGCTTATGTTAGACCAAGGGATTAATTTAGCCCCTTCTAAATTTGAAGCATGGTTCTTAACAACAGCACATACTGACGCAGATATTGATGAAACAATTGCCGCAGCTAGAAAAGCTTTTAAACAATTATAA
- a CDS encoding ion channel gives MNILIWIMVILICIVIGKSIIDFFMGDMTKRVVLKESRFSTEIFITLLIVYITMIIGFGLIYFLLSIQATIFMEHDEIKNTTILGLLNHSFYFSGVTLLTVGYGDIVPIGLGRWIAVLQGLIGYLLPTAFVLRLVIASERGKDKDN, from the coding sequence GTGAATATTTTGATATGGATCATGGTAATTTTAATTTGCATTGTTATTGGGAAGAGTATCATTGATTTTTTTATGGGGGATATGACAAAACGGGTCGTACTAAAAGAAAGTCGATTTTCAACAGAAATTTTCATTACATTATTAATTGTCTATATTACAATGATTATTGGTTTCGGACTTATTTATTTTTTACTCTCCATCCAAGCAACTATATTTATGGAACATGATGAAATAAAAAATACAACGATTTTAGGGTTATTAAATCATTCTTTTTATTTTAGTGGAGTAACATTGCTTACAGTAGGGTATGGTGATATTGTACCAATTGGTTTAGGTAGATGGATAGCAGTGTTGCAAGGATTAATTGGTTATTTATTGCCAACTGCTTTTGTCTTACGTCTTGTGATTGCGAGTGAAAGAGGGAAGGACAAAGATAACTGA
- a CDS encoding VOC family protein, with protein sequence MISHLDHFVLTVSNIEVTCEFYEKVLQMKVITFGEDRKALVFGNQKINLHEAGKEFEPKAMQPTQGSADLCFITTKDLTEVIAHLNECNVPIIEGPIRKTGAVGPILSIYIRDPDENLIEIANY encoded by the coding sequence ATGATTAGTCATTTGGACCATTTTGTATTGACAGTAAGCAATATAGAAGTGACATGTGAATTTTATGAAAAAGTACTTCAAATGAAAGTTATTACATTTGGTGAAGATAGGAAAGCATTAGTATTTGGTAATCAAAAGATTAATTTACATGAAGCTGGCAAAGAATTTGAACCTAAAGCAATGCAACCTACTCAAGGATCTGCTGATCTATGCTTTATTACCACAAAAGATTTAACAGAGGTTATTGCACATTTGAACGAATGTAATGTGCCGATTATTGAAGGACCAATCCGAAAAACTGGAGCGGTTGGACCAATTTTATCGATTTATATTCGTGATCCAGATGAAAATTTAATAGAAATTGCTAATTACTAG
- the bcp gene encoding thioredoxin-dependent thiol peroxidase, which produces MTVGIGKQVADFTSVNQNGEEIKLSDFKGRHVVLYFYPKDMTPGCTTQACDFRDHHESFKELDAVIIGVSPDPVQRHQKFIEKHDLPFHLLADEDHQLAEQFGVWQLKKTFGKEYYGIVRSTFVIDKDGILQKEYRNVRVKGHVEEALQYIRENLTNK; this is translated from the coding sequence ATGACAGTAGGAATAGGAAAACAAGTAGCAGATTTTACATCGGTAAACCAAAATGGAGAAGAGATAAAACTATCCGATTTCAAAGGGAGACATGTCGTTTTATACTTTTATCCTAAAGACATGACTCCAGGCTGTACAACACAAGCATGTGATTTCCGTGATCATCATGAAAGCTTTAAAGAATTAGATGCCGTGATTATTGGAGTCAGTCCAGATCCAGTACAGCGTCATCAGAAATTCATTGAAAAACACGATCTTCCTTTTCATTTATTAGCAGATGAGGATCATCAATTGGCTGAACAATTTGGAGTATGGCAATTGAAGAAAACATTTGGAAAAGAATATTACGGAATTGTACGTTCGACCTTTGTAATCGATAAAGATGGGATCTTGCAAAAGGAATATCGTAATGTTCGTGTTAAGGGCCATGTAGAAGAAGCATTACAATATATCAGAGAAAATTTAACAAATAAATAA
- a CDS encoding ABC transporter ATP-binding protein: protein MNTIKQYMTFVKPYKWKILWTIVIGVVKFAIPLLIPLILKFVIDNIIDAEGLTAGEKTSKLFWLMGTSLVIFLFLRPPVEYLRQYLAQWVGSKILYDIRDKLFDHIQKMSLRFYSNTKTGEIISRVIHDVEQTKTFVITGLMNVWLDVVTIAIAITIMLTMDVWLTIVAIILFPFYGFSIKYFYGRLRHLTRERSQALAEVQGHLHERVQGIPVTRSFALEEHEQDQFDERNKTFLNKAITHTAWNAKTFAVTNTITDLAPLLVIAFASYQVINGDLTMGTMMAFVAYMERVYSPLRRLINASTTLTQSIASIDRVFEFYNEPYDIKDKEDAISLNRVDGEIEFENVSFKYNDEENEVLRNINLKVKKGETIALVGMSGGGKSSLVSLIPRFYDVTSGSIKVDGIDIRDVEARSLRNNIGMVLQDNILFSESVAMNIRMGKPDATDEEVKAAARAANAAEFISDLPNGYDTLVGERGVKLSGGQKQRIAIARVFLKNPPILIFDEATSALDLESEHSIQLAMEKLASRRTTFIVAHRLATITHADRIVVIEHGEIQESGSHEELMAKKGSYYDLYEVQHLG, encoded by the coding sequence ATGAATACAATTAAACAATATATGACATTTGTAAAACCATACAAATGGAAAATACTTTGGACAATCGTAATAGGTGTAGTAAAATTTGCTATTCCATTACTAATACCACTCATCTTAAAATTTGTGATTGATAATATCATTGATGCAGAAGGGTTAACTGCAGGGGAAAAAACAAGCAAACTATTCTGGCTCATGGGAACTTCCCTTGTCATATTTCTCTTTTTACGTCCACCAGTCGAATATCTTCGACAATATTTGGCGCAATGGGTTGGTAGTAAAATATTATATGATATCCGAGATAAATTATTCGATCATATTCAAAAAATGAGTTTGCGTTTCTATTCGAATACAAAAACAGGAGAAATTATTTCCCGGGTAATACATGATGTGGAGCAGACGAAAACCTTTGTTATCACAGGATTAATGAATGTTTGGCTAGATGTTGTAACGATTGCTATCGCTATAACGATTATGCTAACGATGGATGTGTGGTTGACTATTGTTGCAATTATTTTGTTTCCTTTTTACGGATTTTCGATTAAATACTTCTACGGCAGATTACGACATTTAACGCGTGAACGTTCTCAAGCACTGGCTGAAGTACAAGGACATTTACATGAACGTGTACAAGGGATTCCAGTGACTCGTAGTTTTGCTTTAGAAGAGCATGAACAAGACCAATTTGATGAACGTAATAAAACATTTTTAAATAAAGCTATTACACATACCGCATGGAATGCAAAAACTTTTGCAGTAACAAATACGATTACAGATTTAGCACCATTATTAGTAATTGCTTTTGCATCTTATCAGGTGATTAATGGAGACCTCACAATGGGAACGATGATGGCATTTGTTGCTTATATGGAGAGAGTATATAGCCCATTACGAAGATTGATTAATGCTTCAACAACATTAACACAATCTATAGCTTCCATTGATCGTGTATTTGAATTTTACAATGAACCATACGATATTAAGGATAAGGAAGATGCGATATCATTAAATCGTGTTGATGGTGAAATTGAATTTGAAAATGTCTCTTTTAAATATAATGATGAAGAAAATGAAGTATTAAGGAATATTAATTTAAAAGTTAAAAAAGGAGAAACGATTGCTCTAGTTGGAATGAGTGGTGGTGGAAAATCTTCTTTAGTTAGTTTAATTCCAAGGTTCTATGATGTTACCTCTGGTTCCATTAAAGTGGATGGTATAGATATTCGTGATGTAGAGGCTCGCTCTTTAAGAAATAATATTGGAATGGTTTTACAAGACAATATTTTATTTAGTGAGTCTGTAGCAATGAATATTCGTATGGGGAAACCAGACGCAACAGATGAAGAGGTAAAAGCAGCAGCAAGAGCAGCTAATGCAGCAGAATTCATTAGCGATCTACCAAATGGATATGATACATTAGTAGGAGAGCGTGGAGTGAAGCTTTCTGGAGGTCAAAAACAAAGAATAGCTATTGCAAGAGTGTTTTTGAAGAATCCACCAATATTAATTTTCGATGAAGCAACATCAGCACTTGATTTAGAAAGTGAGCATAGTATTCAACTTGCTATGGAAAAGCTTGCCTCTAGGCGTACAACATTTATTGTGGCACACCGCTTAGCAACGATTACACATGCTGATCGAATTGTTGTTATTGAACATGGAGAAATTCAAGAATCAGGATCACATGAAGAGCTAATGGCGAAAAAAGGAAGTTATTATGATTTATATGAAGTTCAGCATTTAGGTTAG
- a CDS encoding gamma-type small acid-soluble spore protein codes for MPNNQKQQSGANGKKMKKQQQQQQNQFGTEFASETDVQEVKKNNQQSEQKKQQQNQQQQQQQNQYGTEFASDTDVQEVKQRNQQSAQKKNQQ; via the coding sequence TTGCCTAATAACCAAAAACAACAATCTGGTGCAAATGGTAAGAAAATGAAAAAGCAACAACAGCAGCAACAAAATCAGTTTGGTACAGAGTTTGCATCTGAAACTGATGTTCAAGAAGTGAAAAAGAACAATCAGCAATCAGAGCAAAAGAAACAGCAACAAAATCAACAACAACAGCAACAACAAAATCAGTATGGTACAGAATTCGCTTCTGATACTGATGTTCAAGAAGTGAAACAGAGAAACCAGCAATCAGCACAAAAGAAAAACCAGCAATAA